From Candidatus Xianfuyuplasma coldseepsis:
TTAAATCGGTTTTCCTCTGGATCTTGAACATACTTTTGAATCAGTTCTTGGGATAATAGGTCGTTCTTTCCAATGATATTTACCCGATATCCACCGGAAACTAAATACTCCAATAACTGTGGTTCATTCGGTTGTAATAGATGCGCTAACGACCGATGACTATTTGTATGAGGATAGGTTCCTGTAAATAATGAACAACGTGACGGAGTACAAACGGGATGCTGAACAATACAATTCGTAAATCGTGTACCATCACGGTAAAGACGTTCAATATTGGGAAATTGAACGTTGTTTGTTACTGCATTGTCCAGTGCTGTTTGACTGAAACTATCCGGCATAAATAATACAATGTTTGGGCGTTTCATTCAAATCACCTATTGAATCTGTATTTTGACAACTGTTTCATCATATAGTCGTTGTTGTTTATGAACAACATAATGAGTACCTTGTTTTGTTATTTCTACATAGGGATCATCACAAATAATATTTCTTGTCGATTCGATTTCCATTGTGAATGAGGGACCCATCAATTGAATAGTAATTTCATTTGAGTCAAAAGAGACCAATTCATTGGTTGAATAAAGCACGGTTGTATCAGTTGATATCGGTAAATTTTTCGCCATTAATAACGCTCGTCCGCTCTCTAATACAATCGGATATTCCTTGTCATCATGTAATGTAAAGGATTTGTCAAAATCATCCAAATTTAGAAGGTGGTTGTATTCAACTCCATCGTCATTGACTGTTTTCGCCATAAAGATACCATGATACAGCTCGTAATCATGGTGCATATGTCGCGATACACCCAGGGTGTCCATAAACCGTTTATAAAGTTCCAAATCCGCACGATAACGCGTCGTAATAACAATGGATTCAGACATGTCTTTTTTGATATGGAATCCACAGGCTTGGTGGTTGTGATAGACTTCAAAAAAGACGCTTGATGGATTCTCTACTGAGAATGTTTGATAGTAGTTACGATGAAGTTCCGCGCGTCCTTCAGCTAGGTTTTTCGCAATAATCGAAGGTCGGAAGCGATAGCCTTTTGGTTCAAAATAATGGGGATTCTTGAGTTCCAAATAATCTTGAATCAACGTACATGGATTGTATTCCAAATCATACTGAGGAACTTCCCCAAACAAGATCATTTTCCCACCTTGTTGCAAGTGATTCACAATCTTTTGTTGGGATTCTTGCGACATAAATCGTGCAGATGGTACTAATAAGACAGATTGTGGTGTTAACGGATCATCTTTTATATTGGTTGCTTTGAAATGATAGTTTAAAAGAAGTAACGGTTTTAAGACGTTATCCCACATGTCCCATGAACGATGCATTTCCAAGTTGTGAAAAATCTCGTTGTCGAGGTTCGGCGTATGGTATTCCGTCATGAAATAATCAGGATCAAAGACATACTCTAGTCCATCATCCACGAGTGATTGAGTCGCAAGATGGTTTTCATGAGCACGGACTAAATGCATCACGTCTTGCATCCGCAGCCAAGTATAACTCTTCTCTCCATTTGGAGATATCGGAGCAGCAAATCCATGTTCTTCACCAGTTGTGGCAATCCGATTATTCCCATCATCTAAATTGTCTTCTAGACGATAGTTTCTCCCACCGACAAATGAATAGTAATTCAATATCCGATTGTTTAATGCAACGAACATCCGTGTCATAAAATCAATCCGACTTGTTTTATAACGGGAGGAATAACTATTCCCATAGTCGCCATCCCCGGCACTAAATTCCAAGGATGTTAGAGGTTGGTCTTCACCATTACTAGCTTCCGTTAGGCGATTTAAAATATAGGCATCGGTAAAATGAGGAACATCCACATCTCTTAAATAGTGATCACTACCGCTGATGAAACGAGGTTTGTTTCGATAGGATTGATAGAGTTGTGAAATACCAATGGGGTAGGGGACTGCACGTCCTGCACTACAACCGTGGATATTAATCACAAACAATCCTTTATCAAACCCGTACTCGGTCGCATAGTCTGCTAGGTATTCAACATAACGACTATATCGAATCCGGTTATATTGGCCTAGATCTTGATGCAGCTTATGGACGTATTCTTGCTGTGGAAAACGAACATGTTCTATAAAATCATCCATCGGTGTATGGATGAAAGAGTACCGTTTTCCTAGGTGATGATCATAGGTATCTACCAGATATTGATAAAAATCAGTGAGTACGTTGTCGGTTAAATCAGGATTATTACTTACCCAAGGTAACATACCAATTTCGTTATCGAGTTGAATCGCAAGAGTATTTCCCTCGGGGTATTGATGTTTCGAAATAATCGGGATTACTTTGGAATAGTACCGTTTAGAAAGACGTAAGAAGTCCGGTGCTAAATAATCAAGCGTTACCGTAGTAGAAGGTTTGTTAAACCAGGATACTGGAACGACATCAGGATATTTCTCATACACCCAAAATGGGATGCCATCGTTTTTCATTTCAGCCATGATAAAAGGCCCAGGACGAGCGATAAAGTATAAATCATTTTGAGCGATCAAATCGAGAAAACCAATCAGGTTATTCTCTGGATGATAACGACCCTCAAAATCAAAATCATTCTCGTGATATTCATGAATTAACCAAGGGATATACGACGCGATACCATGAACGCCACTTGCTTTGATTAAATCAATTTTTTCTTGCCATTTATCCGGAGATGTCCGGTAATAATGAAACTCGGCAAACAAGAGTAGTCTTGGTTTGCCGTCGATTAGAAACTGTTTCTTGTGATATGTAATACTCATGATGCCCTCTTTTTCGTTGTATTTCGAAGGTGTAATTGTACCGGACATACTTTTTGTTTATCCACGTGCTTTCCATCCAATACATCCAGTAAATCTTGGGCTACTTCGCTTCCCCATTTACCTTGATCTACATCGATAGTCGTTAATCCACCATTGATGTATTGGCTAATATCAACATTATCAAACCCAATAACACTGATATCTTCAGGAACCGAAATACCGTATTCCATACATCCTTTGATAAATCCAATCGCCATTTCATCATTGGCACAGAATATTGCTTCAAATGGTAGTGTGCCTTGGAGTTGTTGGACAAGTTCATAGCCGCTACTTTCGGTAAAGTTACCAAAGTAGACTTTCTCTTGAATCGAACCATTCGATGAGATGACATCATGGAATGCACGATAGCGTTCATCATCGACAAAACTACCAACAATACCGGATAAATAGGCAATCGTTTGATGGCCTTCGTCGACCAATTGTTGTGTTGCTAATTTTGCTCCTGTATAGGAATCCAACATATGGGAATATGTGTGTTCATCGCCATTATCTAACCGGTCTAACACAAACACGGGCATACCCAAACGATTGGCGTGTTCAATCACTGAGTCCTCCACTTGCGGACACATAATGATTGCCGCATCAATTTGACGTTCCCGAATCATCCGTTTCGCATTTTGGCTAAATGATAGGATTAAGTGATATTTACTGTTGTTGATGACGCTCGCAACACCATCATAGATTTTATGATATACCGGTCCGGTAAATCCAGAAATGAAGAATCCAATATTGTTTGTCGATTTGTTTTTTAAGTTCCGCGCTGCAGCGTTAGGATAGTATTTCAATTTTTTCGCTACCGCCCAAATTTTGTCCTTTGTCACTTGGGGGATGTTGTCGGAATCATTTAGTGCATAGGATACCGTAGATACACTGTATCCACTTGCTTTCGCGACATCTTTTATCGTTACCATACATGTCCCTCCTTACATGGTATATAGGTCTATTATATAATCTTTTTTACCATCGTTAAATAACTCTTTATCAATGGCAATACCGCCCATGCGGTACGGATTTTGTAATCGTGTAAATGGCACTTCTTGTCCATTTAGGTAAACAGAAGTGATGGAATAATCTTCAGCTTGTAAATGATACTTGAGCGTGAATGTAGCTTGTTGGGATTGATACGTTACTTCCAAACCATCAAGATCCGATGGAATTTGTGGATCAAATTGCAAACTATTTTGTGTTTCTCGTATACCTAATGTGGAGCCAATCAGTT
This genomic window contains:
- a CDS encoding beta-galactosidase, with protein sequence MSITYHKKQFLIDGKPRLLLFAEFHYYRTSPDKWQEKIDLIKASGVHGIASYIPWLIHEYHENDFDFEGRYHPENNLIGFLDLIAQNDLYFIARPGPFIMAEMKNDGIPFWVYEKYPDVVPVSWFNKPSTTVTLDYLAPDFLRLSKRYYSKVIPIISKHQYPEGNTLAIQLDNEIGMLPWVSNNPDLTDNVLTDFYQYLVDTYDHHLGKRYSFIHTPMDDFIEHVRFPQQEYVHKLHQDLGQYNRIRYSRYVEYLADYATEYGFDKGLFVINIHGCSAGRAVPYPIGISQLYQSYRNKPRFISGSDHYLRDVDVPHFTDAYILNRLTEASNGEDQPLTSLEFSAGDGDYGNSYSSRYKTSRIDFMTRMFVALNNRILNYYSFVGGRNYRLEDNLDDGNNRIATTGEEHGFAAPISPNGEKSYTWLRMQDVMHLVRAHENHLATQSLVDDGLEYVFDPDYFMTEYHTPNLDNEIFHNLEMHRSWDMWDNVLKPLLLLNYHFKATNIKDDPLTPQSVLLVPSARFMSQESQQKIVNHLQQGGKMILFGEVPQYDLEYNPCTLIQDYLELKNPHYFEPKGYRFRPSIIAKNLAEGRAELHRNYYQTFSVENPSSVFFEVYHNHQACGFHIKKDMSESIVITTRYRADLELYKRFMDTLGVSRHMHHDYELYHGIFMAKTVNDDGVEYNHLLNLDDFDKSFTLHDDKEYPIVLESGRALLMAKNLPISTDTTVLYSTNELVSFDSNEITIQLMGPSFTMEIESTRNIICDDPYVEITKQGTHYVVHKQQRLYDETVVKIQIQ
- a CDS encoding LacI family DNA-binding transcriptional regulator, yielding MVTIKDVAKASGYSVSTVSYALNDSDNIPQVTKDKIWAVAKKLKYYPNAAARNLKNKSTNNIGFFISGFTGPVYHKIYDGVASVINNSKYHLILSFSQNAKRMIRERQIDAAIIMCPQVEDSVIEHANRLGMPVFVLDRLDNGDEHTYSHMLDSYTGAKLATQQLVDEGHQTIAYLSGIVGSFVDDERYRAFHDVISSNGSIQEKVYFGNFTESSGYELVQQLQGTLPFEAIFCANDEMAIGFIKGCMEYGISVPEDISVIGFDNVDISQYINGGLTTIDVDQGKWGSEVAQDLLDVLDGKHVDKQKVCPVQLHLRNTTKKRAS